One part of the Quercus lobata isolate SW786 chromosome 7, ValleyOak3.0 Primary Assembly, whole genome shotgun sequence genome encodes these proteins:
- the LOC115952582 gene encoding uncharacterized protein LOC115952582: MEKFPCPLELKVASALLLLSVSGATPPSLISPPPKFDREDVSLKDGRKRKSCRESLVLKDSNKDFSLQLQDDEYRERSVSVSCSSSLTSEVSSEEIRACRMRLISAMARHHQMNLKVVRKSRSKIQYSSDGRKISSDKSSTVSSESVSREASCLSSNSSARSKSSHYGGTTTSKRQGPGPEEMMKKRKRVGSNHIRRRADAILKFLSAGCFSELKIRQALGDSPDTSKALRMLVMLEEVKRSGTGGRQDPYIYTKA, translated from the exons aTGGAAAAGTTCCCGTGTCCTCTCGAACTCAAAGTTGCTTCGGCTCTGCTTCTCCTCTCTGTCTCAGGAGCCACTCCTCCTTCTCTCATCTCCCCTCCTCCCAA GTTTGATCGTGAGGACGTGTCGCTTAAggatggaaggaaaagaaaaagttgcaGAGAGAGCTTGGTGCTCAAGGATTCAAACAAGGATTTCTCACTCCAACTCCAGGACGATGAGTACCGCGAACGCTCTGTTTCCGTGTCCTGCTCTTCGTCGCTCACCAGCGAGGTTTCATCGGAGGAGATTCGAGCGTGTAGGATGAGGCTCATTTCTGCTATGGCTCGTCACCATCAAATGAACCTCAAG GTTGTACGGAAGAGCCGCTCGAAGATTCAGTATAGCTCCGATGGACGTAAAATCAGCTCCGACAAATCGTCAACGGTGAGCTCTGAATCTGTATCCAGAGAGGCATCATGCTTGTCAAGCAATTCGAGCGCGCGAAGCAAAAGTAGCCACTACGGTGGTACCACTACTTCGAAAAGGCAAGGCCCCGGGCCCGAggagatgatgaagaagaggaagcgAGTCGGCTCGAATCATATTCGCCGCCGAGCTGACGCCATTTTGAAGTTCCTCTCTGCTGGCTGTTTCTCTGAACTGAAGATCCGTCAAGCACTCGGTGACAGCCCTGACACAAGCAAAGCTCTCAGAAT GTTGGTAATGCTTGAAGAGGTGAAACGATCAGGCACTGGAGGGCGTCAAGACCCCTATATTTACACG AAAGCATGA
- the LOC115953158 gene encoding uncharacterized protein LOC115953158 — protein sequence MDAMSRALRRAARSPFSNEIEQALMPSWFTRPPFYSYDGKTDPVEHVNHYIHMMSLDAHNDVLMCKVFSSSLGSTTLRWFNGLRKGSIRSFAKLIQEFGARFVTCSQVSQPMDALLSIKMRVDETFRSYAGRYWELYNEIGGGNEKITVNTFRMGLPEDSELQESLTKRPPEDMRQLMRRIEEYKRLEDDRLQNKGKAPLLGRSRQAFFRQDQKRISGCRSQKRKLKE from the coding sequence ATGGACGCCATGAGTCGGGCCTTACGAAGAGCTGCTCGGTCACCATTCTCAAATGAAATTGAACAGGCCCTTATGCCGAGTTGGTTTACTCGGCCACCATTTTATTCCTACGATGGGAAAacagaccctgtggagcatgtcaATCATTatatccacatgatgtctttggATGCACACAATGATGTgctgatgtgtaaggtattctCCTCTAGTCTCGGCTCCACGACcttgagatggttcaatggatTACGAAAAGGTTCCATTCGCAGCTTCGCTAAGTTGATACAGGAGTTCGGCGCTCGATTTGTGACGTGCAGCCAAGTGTCGCAACCAATGGACGCACTACTTTCCATAAAAATGAGGGTCGACGAAACCTTTCGGAGTTATGCCGGTCGATATTGGGAACTATACAATGAGATCGGTGGGGGAAATGAGAAGATTACGGTAAAcaccttcaggatggggctTCCTGAAGATTCTGAACTACAGGAGTCATTGACGAAaagaccccccgaggatatgaggcaacttatGAGGCGTATTGAGGAGTATAAGCGTCTCGAAGATGATCGGCTGCAAAATAAGGGTAAGGCCCCGTTGCTCGGTCGATCTCGGCAGGCATTTTTCCGACAAGACCAAAAAAGGATTTCAGGATGCAGGAGCCAGAAGCGCAAATTGAAGGAGTGA